Proteins encoded together in one Lathyrus oleraceus cultivar Zhongwan6 chromosome 5, CAAS_Psat_ZW6_1.0, whole genome shotgun sequence window:
- the LOC127082093 gene encoding uncharacterized protein LOC127082093 codes for MHRILLEDNSKNNIESQRRSNLIMKEVVKKEIIKWLDVDIIYHVYNYVWVTLIQCVLKNGGMTMVSNEKKELIPTRTITGWRINYRKLNRATRKEHFPLPFIDQMLDRLAGKEYYFFLDGYYGYNQIAITPKD; via the coding sequence ATGCATAGAATCTTGTTGGAGGATAATTCTAAgaataacattgaaagtcaaaggAGATCGAACCTTATTATGAAAGAAGTGGTCAAGAAAGAGATCATCAAGTGGTTAGATGTTGATATTATCTACCATGTCTATAATTATGTATGGGTGACTCTAATTCAATGTGTGCTAAAGAATGGTGGCATGACAATGGTCAGCAACGAGAAGAAGGAATTAATTCCTACAAGAACAATTACAGGCTGGAGGATCAACTATAGGAAGCTGAACAGAGCCACTAGGAAGGAACACTTTCCTCTGCCATTTATTGATCAGATGTTGGATAGGTTGGCTGGTAAAGAGTATTATTTCTTCTTAGATGGGTATTATGGATACAACCAAATAGCCATTACACCTAAAGACTAA
- the LOC127082089 gene encoding uncharacterized protein LOC127082089: protein MAFTSSLTSHFLSLPNKNPSLTPFQSQPFFFPTLHPKPLLSSPTSISTVASASSSKNPSSNNNPKQSRQDEVVEVEVEEELSWIQEKALDLVEFTGSVTQAIPGPRVGPTSLSWILAVPLGYAGLTFVIAFVKTVRKFSSPKAQRRKLVGKNALLCKSVDDLLQRGRDEVKVDDLKGIENKTGFVLEEILRKYIRYAMNEKPFNPDVVADLIQLRRASALKDSQVAEILNEISRRIVRDKGLFFSGLLLVLTKV from the exons ATGGCTTTCACTTCTTCTCTCACTTCCCATTTTCTCTCTCTCCCAAACAAAAACCCATCCCTAACCCCTTTTCAATCTCAACCCTTCTTTTTCCCTACACTCCACCCAAAACCACTCTTATCATCACCTACTTCAATCTCAACCGTTGCTTCAGCGTCATCATCGAAAAACCCTTCCAGTAACAATAACCCTAAACAATCTAGACAAGATGAAGTTGTTGAGGTTGAAGTAGAAGAGGAACTTTCGTGGATTCAAGAAAAAGCTCTCGACCTCGTTGAGTTCACCGGTTCTGTTACCCAAGCGATTCCCGGTCCGAGAGTGGGTCCCACTTCGTTGTCGTGGATTCTCGCCGTTCCTCTTGGTTATGCTGGTCTCACTTTCGTTATCGCGTTTGTTAAAACCGTTAGGAAATTCAGTTCTCCCAAAGCACAACGCAGGAAATTG GTTGGTAAAAATGCGTTGTTGTGTAAGTCTGTTGATGATTTGTTACAAAGAGGACGAGATGAAGTTAAGGTTGATGATCTCAAAGGAATCGAAAATAAG ACAGGTTTTGTCTTGGAAGAAATTTTGCGCAAATACATTCGATATGCTATGAACGAGAAACCATTCAACCCTGATGTTGTAGCTGATTTAATTCAATTAAGGAGAGCTTCTGCATTAAAGGACTCACAAGTTGCTGAGATTCTAAATGAAATTTCACGAAGAATTGTTAGAGACAAAG GATTATTTTTCTCTGGTTTGCTCCTTGTATTGACAAAGGTTTAG
- the LOC127082090 gene encoding uncharacterized protein LOC127082090 codes for MDIASNFKIPCVTDDAFTLRLFPYSLRDRSKSWLNSLVPNPIATWNDLDENIMAKYFPPSKNSKRRNEITSFRQRVDDSLFDAWERFKELLRQCPHHGIPICIQLETFYNGLVPSSRNMLDASSGGALLSKSYEEGYKLIESITTNTYQCTVIRKYVNSTQKRPVGVHEVTKTTTFVAQVAQIHKMMKNLMTLEMTKLEPIKVVTNASAVSCMYYGGARLFEECSTNLVFVNYVSNNKYNNLYSNTYNPGWHNHPNLSWSNNQNQIKPQVTQEPQISPGYYAPNYVVANQWNNQLKNILKSFTQETKDQFQSQGVSIKNLENHAGKIATALSSRKSMCSPKHYLSSSLNIWS; via the coding sequence ATGGACATTGCTAGTAATTTTAAGATTCCTTGTGTCACTGATGATGCATTCACGTTGAGGCTTTTTCCATACTCTCTTAGGGATAGATCCAAAAGTTGGTTAAATTCCTTGGTGCCTAATCCCATTGCCACATGGAATGATTTGGATGAAAACATTATGGCCAAGTATTTCCCTCCTTCCAAAAATTCTAAAAGGAGAAATGAGATAACCTCATTTAGACAACGAGTCGATGATTCCCTATTTGATGCCTGGGAAAGATTTAAGGAGCTGCTTAGACAATGTCCCCACCATGGAATACCAATATGTATTCAACTTGAAACTTTTTACAATGGATTGGTGCCTTCCTCAAGGAATATGTTAGATGCCTCAAGTGGTGGAGCTCTTTTATCTAAATCTTATGAAGAAGGCTACAAGTTGATTGAGAGTATCACTACCAACACTTATCAATGTACTGTCATTAGGAAATATGTTAATTCAACTCAAAAGAGACCAGTTGGTGTTCATGAAGTCACTAAGACTACAACTTTTGTTGCTCAAGTGGCTCAAATCCATAAGATGATGAAGAATCTTATGACTCTTGAAATGACAAAGCTTGAACCTATCAAGGTGGTTACTAATGCATCAGCGGTTTCTTGTATGTACTATGGAGGTGCTCGTTTATTTGAAGAATGCTCAACAAACCTTGTTTTTGTTAACTATGTTAGCAACAACAAGTATAATAACCTCTACAGCAACACTTACAATCCTGGTTGGCACAATCACCCCAACTTATCATGGAGTAATAACCAAAATCAAATAAAGCCTCAAGTAACTCAAGAACCACAAATTTCTCCTGGTTATTATGCACCTAATTATGTTGTGGCAAATCAATGGAATAACCAgcttaaaaatattttaaaatcCTTCACTCAAGAGACAAAAGACCAGTTCCAATCACAAGGAGTAAGCATCAAAAATCTAGAGAACCATGCGGGGAAAATTGCCACTGCACTTAGTTCAAGAAAATCAATGTGCTCTCCCAAGCACTACTTAAGCTCTAGCCTCAACATATGGAGTTAA
- the LOC127082091 gene encoding uncharacterized protein LOC127082091 yields the protein MPNYSKFMKYVLTKSKRVGEFATIALTQECNRLVQGKLPQKLKDPGSFTVPCIIGDTLRGKTLCGLGASINRMPLSIFKKLGIGAARPTTITLQLADISICYPQGKIEDVLVRVDKFVFPDNFIIMDFNVDEETLILLGRSFLATGGTLIDVERGELTVRVNGHQVVFNILNALQYPEEDVVECSMISSWEGIIHKNLLKSNNVLEQELGKLEKEDVQHDGIISGPLCKSYIPEEPVKVLELSTKLKNQRLPSVEVPPELELKQLPFAICLPRGRTKVSSHCGY from the coding sequence ATGCCAAACTATTCAAAGTTCATGAAATATGTGCTCACTAAGAGTAAAAGAGTAGGAGAATTTGCAACTATTGCACTAACTCAAGAGTGCAACCGATTGGTTCAAGGCAAGCTTCCTCAAAAACTGAAAGACCCTGGAAGTTTTACTGTCCCCTGCATAATAGGAGATACTTTACGTGGAAAGACACTATGTGGTCTTGGAGCTAGTATAAATCGCATGCCCTTGTCCATCTTCAAGAAACTTGGAATTGGAGCTGCCAGGCCAACGACAATTACTCTCCAGCTAGCTGACATAAGCATTTGTTATCCTCAAGGGAAGATAGAAGATGTATTAGTGAGAGTTGACAAGTTTGTGTTCCCTGATAATTTCATTATCATGGATTTTAATGTTGATGAAGAAACTCTCATTTTGTTGGGAAGATCTTTCCTAGCCACTGGTGGGACTTTAATTGATGTGGAAAGAGGAGAACTCACTGTGAGAGTCAATGGACATCAAGTTGTGTTTAATATACTCAATGCCTTACAGTATCCTGAAGAAGATGTAGTTGAATGTTCCATGATATCAAGTTGGGAAGGAATCATCCACAAGAACTTACTCAAGTCAAATAATGTGTTAGAGCAAGAGCTGGGAAAGTTAGAAAAAGAAGACGTTCAACATGATGGTATCATTAGTGGACCCTTATGCAAATCATATATTCCTGAAGAACCTGTAAAGGTATTGGAATTATCCACTAAACTGAAGAATCAAAGGTTACCATCAGTAGAGGTTCCACCTGAGCTGGAGCTTAAGCAACTCCCATTTGCAATATGCCTACCTAGAGGCAGGacaaaagtttccagtcattgtGGCTACTGA
- the LOC127086478 gene encoding large ribosomal subunit protein uL24c, whose amino-acid sequence MVAMAMASLQSSMSSLSLSSNSFLGQPLSPITLSPFLQGKPTEKKCLIVMKLKRWERKECKPNSLPVLHKLHVKVGDTVKVISGHEKGQIGEITKIFKHNSSVIVKDINLKTKHVKSNQEGEPGQINKVEAPIHSSNVMLYSKEKDVTSRVGHKVLENGKRVRYLIKTGEIIDSEENWKKLKEANKKTAEVAAT is encoded by the exons atggTAGCTATGGCTATGGCTTCTCTTCAGAGTTCCATGTCCTCACTCTCCCTCTCCTCCAACTCTTTCTTAGGCCAACCTCTCTCTCCCATCACTCTCTCCCCTTTTCTTCAG GGTAAGCCAACAGAGAAGAAATGTCTTATTGTAATGAAG CTTAAACGATGGGAGCGAAAGGAATGTAAACCAAACAGCCTTCCCGTATTACACAAATTGCATGTTAAAGTTGGAGATACAGTGAAAGTCATATCGGGACATGAAAAGGGTCAAATAGGGGAGATTACTAAGATCTTCAAACACAACAGCAGTGTCATTGTTAAAGACATAAACTTGAAGACAAAGCATGTGAAAAGTAACCAAGAGGGAGAACCCGGACAAATAAATAAG GTCGAAGCTCCTATCCACAGTTCAAATGTGATGCTTTACTCCAAAGAAAAGGATGTAACAAGCCGCGTAGGTCATAAAGTTCTTGAAAATGGTAAAAGAGTTCGCTACCTGATAAAAACTGGAGAGATAATTGATAGTGAAGAAAATTGGAAGAAACTGAAGGAAGCTAATAAGAAAACTGCAGAAGTTGCTGCTACCTAG